The following proteins are co-located in the Candidatus Planktophila lacus genome:
- a CDS encoding saccharopine dehydrogenase family protein yields the protein MKALVIGAGGVGRAIANIASRRPFITSMVIADRHLSRAEEAVARVKDPRFSAAEVNAAELEDIRALIRKANPDIVINAVDPRFVMPIFLACEIENTNYMDMAMSLSRPHPHYPNSETGVKLGDEQFARDWNWCERGIYALVGMGIEPGMSDVFAKYASDHLFSRIDEVTILDGSNLVVEGADFAPSFSIWTTIEECLNPPLVWEDGRGWFTTEPFSELEVFDFPEGIGPVECVNVEHEEVVLIPQKVDAKKVNFKYGLGAQFITTLKTIHMLGMDRKETVEVQGHPVSPRDLLAASLPDPATLGERMRGKTCAGTLVKGLDKSGKPYACYMYNVVDNEWSMANYGDQAVVWQTAINPVIAMELLHKGTWKPEGVNGPEWFDAKPFLDLLEEYGTSWHIRDESTAGISVAELTV from the coding sequence ATGAAAGCGCTCGTTATCGGCGCAGGCGGAGTTGGCAGGGCAATAGCAAATATCGCATCTCGTCGACCATTTATTACCTCAATGGTCATTGCAGATCGCCACCTGTCACGCGCCGAAGAAGCAGTAGCAAGAGTAAAAGATCCCCGATTTTCAGCTGCGGAGGTGAACGCCGCAGAGCTCGAGGATATTCGTGCACTGATTCGTAAGGCCAATCCAGATATTGTCATTAACGCCGTAGATCCGCGCTTTGTTATGCCGATCTTCTTAGCTTGTGAAATTGAAAATACAAATTACATGGATATGGCGATGTCTCTTTCTCGTCCGCATCCGCATTACCCAAATTCTGAAACTGGAGTAAAGCTCGGCGATGAACAATTCGCTCGTGACTGGAACTGGTGCGAACGCGGTATTTACGCGCTAGTCGGTATGGGTATCGAGCCAGGAATGAGCGATGTCTTTGCTAAATATGCATCTGACCATCTCTTTAGCCGAATCGATGAAGTAACTATTCTCGATGGTTCTAACTTGGTAGTTGAAGGCGCTGACTTTGCTCCATCTTTTTCAATCTGGACAACTATTGAAGAGTGTTTGAATCCGCCACTAGTTTGGGAAGATGGTCGCGGTTGGTTTACAACTGAACCATTTAGCGAGCTAGAGGTCTTTGATTTCCCTGAAGGAATCGGGCCTGTTGAGTGCGTAAACGTTGAGCACGAAGAAGTTGTTTTGATTCCGCAGAAAGTCGATGCCAAGAAAGTTAACTTCAAATACGGACTTGGCGCGCAATTCATCACGACTCTAAAGACAATTCATATGCTCGGCATGGATCGTAAAGAGACCGTTGAAGTTCAAGGCCACCCAGTTTCACCGCGCGATTTACTTGCCGCATCTCTTCCAGATCCAGCAACACTTGGTGAACGTATGCGTGGTAAAACCTGCGCTGGCACTTTAGTTAAAGGCCTTGATAAGTCAGGTAAACCATATGCGTGCTACATGTATAACGTTGTAGATAACGAATGGTCAATGGCTAATTACGGAGATCAAGCAGTTGTTTGGCAGACGGCAATAAATCCAGTTATTGCGATGGAGTTATTGCATAAAGGAACTTGGAAACCAGAAGGCGTAAACGGCCCAGAATGGTTTGATGCCAAGCCTTTCCTTGATCTACTTGAAGAGTATGGAACCAGTTGGCATATTCGTGATGAATCAACAGCTGGAATCTCAGTCGCGGAGTTAACCGTTTAA